From the genome of Camarhynchus parvulus chromosome 8, STF_HiC, whole genome shotgun sequence, one region includes:
- the NPL gene encoding N-acetylneuraminate lyase isoform X1: MSQCCTLQRVALLAVFRGFSTSYFSGNRLGSVFERKCIESWKIRLDTFVYCRDKEGHGSVCVSQSRDTALLLGVLPAPQQGCEDNTGSMAPRKKLEGLVAATITPMTPDGKINLPVIRQYVDYLVNEQNVKNVFVNGTTGEGLSLSIQERKQLAEEWMCQGKDKLDHVIIHVGALNLPECQELARHAAAIGADGIAVIAPFFFKPTNKDELVAFLQKVASEAPEVPFYYYHIPPLTGMKVRVEELLDGIKAQIPTFQGVKFSDTDLLDLAQCIHKNETGEFEFLYGVDEQLLGALAVGANGAVGSTYNYLGRQTNLMLQAFAKPDFALAQQYQFLTGEFLNFVIKLGFGVAQTKAVMTSVSGIPMGPPRLPLVAASSEFIIKAKAKLDSIVWPNGD; the protein is encoded by the exons ATGAGCCAGTGCTGCACTCTGCAGCGGGTGGCACTGTTGGCTGTGTTCAGAG GCTTCAGTACTTCATATTTCTCTGGAAATAGACTTGGGTCtgtctttgaaagaaaatgcattgaGAGCTGGAAAATACGTCTGGATACATTTGTTTATTGCAGAGACAAAGAG GGACATGgatctgtctgtgtgtcccagagcagggacactgcactGTTATTGGGAGTGCTTCCAgcacctcagcagggctgtgaggacAACACTGG CTCAATGGCACCCCGAAAGAAGTTAGAGGGTCTCGTAGCTGCTACCATCACTCCAATGACTCCGGATGG aaaaatTAACCTCCCAGTGATTCGTCAGTATGTGGATTATCTGGTAAACGAGCAGAATGTGAAGAATGTTTTCG TGAATGGCACAACAGGAGAAGGCCTATCCCTTAGCATCCAGGAGAGGAAGCAGTTGGCAGAAGAATGGATGTGCCAGGGAAAAGACAA attGGACCACGTGATCATTCATGTGGGAGCACTGAATCTGCCAGAGTGCCAAGAGCTG GCAAGACACGCAGCAGCCATAGGTGCTGATGGCATTGCTGTCATAGCCCCCTTCTTCTTCAAACCCACAAACAAAG ATGAGCTGGTTGCTTTCTTGCAGAAGGTTGCATCTGAAGCCCCTGAGGTGCCATTTTATTACTATCACATTCCTCCTCTGACAGGTATGAAGG TTCGTGTGGAAGAGTTGCTGGATGGGATAAAAGCACAGATCCCCACCTTCCAGGGAGTGAAGTTCAGTGACACAGACCTCTTGGACCTGGCACAGTGCATACACAAGAATGAAACAGGGGAGTTTGAATTTCTTTATGGGGTGGATGAG CAACTGTTGGGTGCACTGGCAGTAGGGGCAAATGGAGCAGTTGGAAG TACATACAACTACTTGGGCCGACAAACCAATCTGATGTTGCAAGCCTTTGCAAAGCCAGACTTTGCCTTGGCACAGCAGTATCAG TTTCTCACTGGGGAATTTCTCAACTTTGTCATCAAACTGG GTTTTGGTGTTGCACAGACTAAAGCTGTAATGACCTCTGTTTCTGGCATTCCCATGGGACCTCCACGGCTTCCTCTTGTTGCTGCCTCCAGTGAGTTCATCATCAAGGCCAAAGCCAAGCTGGACAGCATTGTGTGGCCTAATGGTGACTGA
- the NPL gene encoding N-acetylneuraminate lyase isoform X2, whose product MKNGGFSTSYFSGNRLGSVFERKCIESWKIRLDTFVYCRDKEGHGSVCVSQSRDTALLLGVLPAPQQGCEDNTGSMAPRKKLEGLVAATITPMTPDGKINLPVIRQYVDYLVNEQNVKNVFVNGTTGEGLSLSIQERKQLAEEWMCQGKDKLDHVIIHVGALNLPECQELARHAAAIGADGIAVIAPFFFKPTNKDELVAFLQKVASEAPEVPFYYYHIPPLTGMKVRVEELLDGIKAQIPTFQGVKFSDTDLLDLAQCIHKNETGEFEFLYGVDEQLLGALAVGANGAVGSTYNYLGRQTNLMLQAFAKPDFALAQQYQFLTGEFLNFVIKLGFGVAQTKAVMTSVSGIPMGPPRLPLVAASSEFIIKAKAKLDSIVWPNGD is encoded by the exons GCTTCAGTACTTCATATTTCTCTGGAAATAGACTTGGGTCtgtctttgaaagaaaatgcattgaGAGCTGGAAAATACGTCTGGATACATTTGTTTATTGCAGAGACAAAGAG GGACATGgatctgtctgtgtgtcccagagcagggacactgcactGTTATTGGGAGTGCTTCCAgcacctcagcagggctgtgaggacAACACTGG CTCAATGGCACCCCGAAAGAAGTTAGAGGGTCTCGTAGCTGCTACCATCACTCCAATGACTCCGGATGG aaaaatTAACCTCCCAGTGATTCGTCAGTATGTGGATTATCTGGTAAACGAGCAGAATGTGAAGAATGTTTTCG TGAATGGCACAACAGGAGAAGGCCTATCCCTTAGCATCCAGGAGAGGAAGCAGTTGGCAGAAGAATGGATGTGCCAGGGAAAAGACAA attGGACCACGTGATCATTCATGTGGGAGCACTGAATCTGCCAGAGTGCCAAGAGCTG GCAAGACACGCAGCAGCCATAGGTGCTGATGGCATTGCTGTCATAGCCCCCTTCTTCTTCAAACCCACAAACAAAG ATGAGCTGGTTGCTTTCTTGCAGAAGGTTGCATCTGAAGCCCCTGAGGTGCCATTTTATTACTATCACATTCCTCCTCTGACAGGTATGAAGG TTCGTGTGGAAGAGTTGCTGGATGGGATAAAAGCACAGATCCCCACCTTCCAGGGAGTGAAGTTCAGTGACACAGACCTCTTGGACCTGGCACAGTGCATACACAAGAATGAAACAGGGGAGTTTGAATTTCTTTATGGGGTGGATGAG CAACTGTTGGGTGCACTGGCAGTAGGGGCAAATGGAGCAGTTGGAAG TACATACAACTACTTGGGCCGACAAACCAATCTGATGTTGCAAGCCTTTGCAAAGCCAGACTTTGCCTTGGCACAGCAGTATCAG TTTCTCACTGGGGAATTTCTCAACTTTGTCATCAAACTGG GTTTTGGTGTTGCACAGACTAAAGCTGTAATGACCTCTGTTTCTGGCATTCCCATGGGACCTCCACGGCTTCCTCTTGTTGCTGCCTCCAGTGAGTTCATCATCAAGGCCAAAGCCAAGCTGGACAGCATTGTGTGGCCTAATGGTGACTGA
- the NPL gene encoding N-acetylneuraminate lyase isoform X4, translating to MEASVLHISLEIDLGLSLKENALRAGKYVWIHLFIAETKSSMAPRKKLEGLVAATITPMTPDGKINLPVIRQYVDYLVNEQNVKNVFVNGTTGEGLSLSIQERKQLAEEWMCQGKDKLDHVIIHVGALNLPECQELARHAAAIGADGIAVIAPFFFKPTNKDELVAFLQKVASEAPEVPFYYYHIPPLTGMKVRVEELLDGIKAQIPTFQGVKFSDTDLLDLAQCIHKNETGEFEFLYGVDEQLLGALAVGANGAVGSTYNYLGRQTNLMLQAFAKPDFALAQQYQFLTGEFLNFVIKLGFGVAQTKAVMTSVSGIPMGPPRLPLVAASSEFIIKAKAKLDSIVWPNGD from the exons GCTTCAGTACTTCATATTTCTCTGGAAATAGACTTGGGTCtgtctttgaaagaaaatgcattgaGAGCTGGAAAATACGTCTGGATACATTTGTTTATTGCAGAGACAAAGAG CTCAATGGCACCCCGAAAGAAGTTAGAGGGTCTCGTAGCTGCTACCATCACTCCAATGACTCCGGATGG aaaaatTAACCTCCCAGTGATTCGTCAGTATGTGGATTATCTGGTAAACGAGCAGAATGTGAAGAATGTTTTCG TGAATGGCACAACAGGAGAAGGCCTATCCCTTAGCATCCAGGAGAGGAAGCAGTTGGCAGAAGAATGGATGTGCCAGGGAAAAGACAA attGGACCACGTGATCATTCATGTGGGAGCACTGAATCTGCCAGAGTGCCAAGAGCTG GCAAGACACGCAGCAGCCATAGGTGCTGATGGCATTGCTGTCATAGCCCCCTTCTTCTTCAAACCCACAAACAAAG ATGAGCTGGTTGCTTTCTTGCAGAAGGTTGCATCTGAAGCCCCTGAGGTGCCATTTTATTACTATCACATTCCTCCTCTGACAGGTATGAAGG TTCGTGTGGAAGAGTTGCTGGATGGGATAAAAGCACAGATCCCCACCTTCCAGGGAGTGAAGTTCAGTGACACAGACCTCTTGGACCTGGCACAGTGCATACACAAGAATGAAACAGGGGAGTTTGAATTTCTTTATGGGGTGGATGAG CAACTGTTGGGTGCACTGGCAGTAGGGGCAAATGGAGCAGTTGGAAG TACATACAACTACTTGGGCCGACAAACCAATCTGATGTTGCAAGCCTTTGCAAAGCCAGACTTTGCCTTGGCACAGCAGTATCAG TTTCTCACTGGGGAATTTCTCAACTTTGTCATCAAACTGG GTTTTGGTGTTGCACAGACTAAAGCTGTAATGACCTCTGTTTCTGGCATTCCCATGGGACCTCCACGGCTTCCTCTTGTTGCTGCCTCCAGTGAGTTCATCATCAAGGCCAAAGCCAAGCTGGACAGCATTGTGTGGCCTAATGGTGACTGA
- the NPL gene encoding N-acetylneuraminate lyase isoform X3, translating into MGGCGAGRGWAGQGQAGQGQAGWGWAGLIRRRSWAGLGRAGPAVRPSAAAAVPASCRLFVPARPRLWRCPSSMAPRKKLEGLVAATITPMTPDGKINLPVIRQYVDYLVNEQNVKNVFVNGTTGEGLSLSIQERKQLAEEWMCQGKDKLDHVIIHVGALNLPECQELARHAAAIGADGIAVIAPFFFKPTNKDELVAFLQKVASEAPEVPFYYYHIPPLTGMKVRVEELLDGIKAQIPTFQGVKFSDTDLLDLAQCIHKNETGEFEFLYGVDEQLLGALAVGANGAVGSTYNYLGRQTNLMLQAFAKPDFALAQQYQFLTGEFLNFVIKLGFGVAQTKAVMTSVSGIPMGPPRLPLVAASSEFIIKAKAKLDSIVWPNGD; encoded by the exons AtggggggctgcggggcaggcagaggatgggctggacaaggccaggctggacaaggccaggctgggtggggatGGGCTGGACTGATAAGGAGgcggagctgggctgggctgggccgaGCAGGGCCGGCTGTGCGGCCCTCAGCTGCTGCCGCTGTCCCCGCCTCCTGCCGCCTGTTCGTTCCCGCACGGCCGCGGCTGTGGCGCTGCCCGAG CTCAATGGCACCCCGAAAGAAGTTAGAGGGTCTCGTAGCTGCTACCATCACTCCAATGACTCCGGATGG aaaaatTAACCTCCCAGTGATTCGTCAGTATGTGGATTATCTGGTAAACGAGCAGAATGTGAAGAATGTTTTCG TGAATGGCACAACAGGAGAAGGCCTATCCCTTAGCATCCAGGAGAGGAAGCAGTTGGCAGAAGAATGGATGTGCCAGGGAAAAGACAA attGGACCACGTGATCATTCATGTGGGAGCACTGAATCTGCCAGAGTGCCAAGAGCTG GCAAGACACGCAGCAGCCATAGGTGCTGATGGCATTGCTGTCATAGCCCCCTTCTTCTTCAAACCCACAAACAAAG ATGAGCTGGTTGCTTTCTTGCAGAAGGTTGCATCTGAAGCCCCTGAGGTGCCATTTTATTACTATCACATTCCTCCTCTGACAGGTATGAAGG TTCGTGTGGAAGAGTTGCTGGATGGGATAAAAGCACAGATCCCCACCTTCCAGGGAGTGAAGTTCAGTGACACAGACCTCTTGGACCTGGCACAGTGCATACACAAGAATGAAACAGGGGAGTTTGAATTTCTTTATGGGGTGGATGAG CAACTGTTGGGTGCACTGGCAGTAGGGGCAAATGGAGCAGTTGGAAG TACATACAACTACTTGGGCCGACAAACCAATCTGATGTTGCAAGCCTTTGCAAAGCCAGACTTTGCCTTGGCACAGCAGTATCAG TTTCTCACTGGGGAATTTCTCAACTTTGTCATCAAACTGG GTTTTGGTGTTGCACAGACTAAAGCTGTAATGACCTCTGTTTCTGGCATTCCCATGGGACCTCCACGGCTTCCTCTTGTTGCTGCCTCCAGTGAGTTCATCATCAAGGCCAAAGCCAAGCTGGACAGCATTGTGTGGCCTAATGGTGACTGA
- the NPL gene encoding N-acetylneuraminate lyase isoform X5 gives MAPRKKLEGLVAATITPMTPDGKINLPVIRQYVDYLVNEQNVKNVFVNGTTGEGLSLSIQERKQLAEEWMCQGKDKLDHVIIHVGALNLPECQELARHAAAIGADGIAVIAPFFFKPTNKDELVAFLQKVASEAPEVPFYYYHIPPLTGMKVRVEELLDGIKAQIPTFQGVKFSDTDLLDLAQCIHKNETGEFEFLYGVDEQLLGALAVGANGAVGSTYNYLGRQTNLMLQAFAKPDFALAQQYQFLTGEFLNFVIKLGFGVAQTKAVMTSVSGIPMGPPRLPLVAASSEFIIKAKAKLDSIVWPNGD, from the exons ATGGCACCCCGAAAGAAGTTAGAGGGTCTCGTAGCTGCTACCATCACTCCAATGACTCCGGATGG aaaaatTAACCTCCCAGTGATTCGTCAGTATGTGGATTATCTGGTAAACGAGCAGAATGTGAAGAATGTTTTCG TGAATGGCACAACAGGAGAAGGCCTATCCCTTAGCATCCAGGAGAGGAAGCAGTTGGCAGAAGAATGGATGTGCCAGGGAAAAGACAA attGGACCACGTGATCATTCATGTGGGAGCACTGAATCTGCCAGAGTGCCAAGAGCTG GCAAGACACGCAGCAGCCATAGGTGCTGATGGCATTGCTGTCATAGCCCCCTTCTTCTTCAAACCCACAAACAAAG ATGAGCTGGTTGCTTTCTTGCAGAAGGTTGCATCTGAAGCCCCTGAGGTGCCATTTTATTACTATCACATTCCTCCTCTGACAGGTATGAAGG TTCGTGTGGAAGAGTTGCTGGATGGGATAAAAGCACAGATCCCCACCTTCCAGGGAGTGAAGTTCAGTGACACAGACCTCTTGGACCTGGCACAGTGCATACACAAGAATGAAACAGGGGAGTTTGAATTTCTTTATGGGGTGGATGAG CAACTGTTGGGTGCACTGGCAGTAGGGGCAAATGGAGCAGTTGGAAG TACATACAACTACTTGGGCCGACAAACCAATCTGATGTTGCAAGCCTTTGCAAAGCCAGACTTTGCCTTGGCACAGCAGTATCAG TTTCTCACTGGGGAATTTCTCAACTTTGTCATCAAACTGG GTTTTGGTGTTGCACAGACTAAAGCTGTAATGACCTCTGTTTCTGGCATTCCCATGGGACCTCCACGGCTTCCTCTTGTTGCTGCCTCCAGTGAGTTCATCATCAAGGCCAAAGCCAAGCTGGACAGCATTGTGTGGCCTAATGGTGACTGA